From the genome of Astatotilapia calliptera chromosome 3, fAstCal1.2, whole genome shotgun sequence:
caaGCATGTAAGTAAACaatggacattacttttatcTACTTctgatgaaaaaagaaatagagaATTGTCTGTCAGAGGGGAGTCTAACCTGAACAACAAGGTTCAGTCAGAGCTGAATCAGAAGAGAGAAACGAACAGGCTGcactaaaaacaaattacagaTGGTGTAAAATGAATGACTGTCATGGCTGTGAGTAAAGGCATGATGAAAGGACAAActtaaaaaatgcagaaatagaTACCACAATAAAAAGAGACTCCATTATAAAGCAAGATGAGTTTTTAGAGGTGTTGATTTGTTGACTTTTGACAGCTTGTTTCAGTCTTTATAGTTAGTGAAATTATGCACCTGTGCATTTGTTGCCTACAACTCTTAATTTCATTTGTCTTCACCTATGATGCAGAAAAGATTGGCTGAGCCAAACTCCCCACAGACATGTTAAATGGTGTGCTTCACcactttaacttgttttatttctcatttctcTCCCAGTCCAAAGTCAGAAAAGCTCAGAGTCAGAAGGATGAAGGACACGTGAAGCAGGAGGTTGAGAAGAAGGTGAAGGCAGAGACTCTGAAGGCAAATGAGATCGAGGGGAATGAGGTACATTGAGTTTCTAATTATTTATCCTCTTCACAAGGCATCGTTATTTATTCCAGTAATGTTCATATTTGGTGTCAGTTTACAGTAACTCCCAGTGAATACTTAAATATGATTTACACCAACAGAAGCGGAAGAGAAATTAAAACCTctaaaattcagatttttttgttgcatttttactttaaaaaacagtctGAGACTCAGAGTCAAGATGTAAAAGCTGAAGTCCGGATGGTCGAGGATCAGAATGAAAGGAATGAAAACCTGCAGACACCAAACAAAGATCTGAAGACTGACAATGCTGAGGTTAAACTCTTTGCTTTAATACTTTAGTCTTTAAATCTTAAATGTTAtcaattttaaattcttttttatttttaatttaaaacctAACGGTAACACTGCTAAATTATGGAACAGAATGACAAACGATAATGCAACTCTATATTGCTCATATCACCAAACAATCATGCTGCTGACATACACTgacactgactttcagctgcaGCTGTCAAAGTCAGGTGATTTAAAGAAGACCAAACCTGAACCAGAGAAGCAGAGTGTGGAGATCAGTACACCAAAGGAGGAGGTGTGTTTGCCCTCGGACAGCTTTGCATGCACAAAACCAGCTCAGATGTTTCCCCAGTTATTATCTAGTCTATGCTCAGATCTCAAATGAGTGGACTATTAATCCTCTCAGCTGTGCTTTTGTCTGTTAGTTGGAGAAAAATGAAGTAATGACACCTGACATGCttaagaaaaagcagaagactTCTTCACTGAAGCTCGACCTTGCTGTCACCAGGAGGAATAAAGTACGCAACATCCCCTCTTACAGCCCACATGAACACAATtaattttataatttaatttatattataCCAAATAACATCTGCCAccttgtggtgttttttttaaggaaccACACTTGAATGTCATTAGATAAATTAAACAGTTACCCCTTCAATGAGCACTCGGTGATGTTTAGAAggaaaagttttgttttaaaactgaGGCCCGCTGAGGAAGCACAGCCATATTTGATCAGTAGCTGATCTTTGTCTTACTTTATATGTTAAtatcaaggaaaaaaaattcctGCTTCAAGTCTTTTTATATGATCGTGACTCATTtcaaacacttttcttttttcagctggAAGACACAGTTGATCAGTTTTTCAGTGGTAAAAATCAGTCAATGGAAAACGAGCTGGATAACCTGAAGAGGACGCTGCACGCCAGAGAAAAAGAGGTTGATTTCTTCACTTCACCTTTTATAAATTGGCATTTATCcttttatatttagtttatatGAGGTTTATTTTCAGATATATCAGATTTCAGATATCTATGTTTAACCTGATAGCAACTTTGAAAAATGTGTCCCCTGCACATGCTTATGCTTCATTTGGCTATTCAAACTTTGTAAAGTTACAGTCATCATTGCTGATGACTACAAGCTTGAGGCCAAGCATAAGCTACAGTCCTAATTTaactgtgtttgtggtttttagctgGAGAGATTTAAATGGCTGAGAAATTACCTCATTTATGAAATCCCTGAGTCTTTTTCACAACTGAAGTTTAAGCTCGCCATCAGCAGGGTGCagaaggtaaacacacacaaacatacactctTCTGTAACACATGCACTCATAATGTCAAGGCTGTTTGATTCACTTGACTCTTATATAATATACCAATTTATAACAGAGAAATGTCAAGACTTCCTACCTCAGTATTATAtactataaaaagaaaaatagtcacagatttgttttcttttcgtATTAATCTTGCCTTTTAATGTCCTGCTTAATAACACAGTGTGTTTCTCAATTTATCTTTCAGCTGGAGGACAAAGTAAAAGAACTACTTCATGGTAAAGATCAGTCAAATGAGAAAGACTTGCAGATCCTGAAGTGGAAGCTTGaggccaaagaaaaagaagctgcaGCCCTGAAGCTCACTGATGAACACCAGACTGAGGAAGGAGATGAGAAAAACCTGCAGACACTGGAGAATAACTCACCAAACCATGTTGTGGGTAACATTTTTGCAAATTAAATCTTCCAAAACtttgaacatttattttaaaagctctaacatttttttctctaatctcaGGTGGATGAGGAAGTAGCTGtggcacagcagcagctgcagggtGAGGAACAGCACAGCGGGAATGATGAGGTGAGGATGCAGACACTGAAGAAAAGGCTGGAGAGCATGAATGAAGTGGTCTAAATGAATGAAACCAGCTCAGATATTTCCCCAGTTGTCATCTAGTCCATGCTTAGCTGTATGCTAacctaaatgaatgaataattgaTCCTCTCAGCTGTGCTTCTGTTTGTTAGTTGGATAAAACTGAGGTGATGACACCCGACATGCTTAAAGAAAAGCAGGAGGCCTCTTCACAGCTGAACCTCGGCCTTGCTGTCACCACGAGGAACAAAGTAAGCAACATCACCTCTTACAGCACACACGACCTTATATTACACTAACTCGGGACAACCATGATATGGTACTTTTTAAAGAACTACATTTGAATGTCAGgagataaaataaacagttgGTGAGCACATGGTGATGGTTAGAAGAAACGTCGtcttttaacaataaaaaaaagtctctaACAAACTGGGGGTGCACAGCCGTATTTGATCAGTAGCTGATCTGTtacggaaaaaaaaaatcagtggatgGAAAAAGAGGttaggaaaaccgagttaatgataaaaacgataacaaaataacgctgaaaaccgataaaaaccctgaaaaccatacatttcacacctgagcctcaactctcgcggcccggtaccaaacgactcacggacccgaggcccgggggttggggaccgctgtgttaACTCAAACACATTATAGAAAactattttattcagttttattcagacATTAGCTGTACATTTTGTACTTAACAAGTAACATATACTACATTTAAACACGAGATTATTGAAGGTGCTGCTGTAGCAATAAAGTGTAGATACATGTAGATACATTATTTGTCTGATGCAATGTTGCATCAGACAAATAATGTATTTTAGCCATAATGCTAAAATAATGAATTTTAGCATTATTGCTTTTTTCCAAATCGCAAATCcaaattttaacaaaaaataaataaatgtaaatctcCTTATTAAACCCACAAAAAGGACATGTCTCATCTTCTCTAATCATTTTCAAAGACTTACATTCTCCTCTCTTTCCTCCCAGCTTGAAATCAAGGTAAGTGaactccagcagcagctgaaggatgaacagcagagcagagagaaaGCTGAGAAAGATGTGCAGACTCTGAAGGATGAATTggagaataaaaacaaagaggtgCGTATTCATTATATAAAGATCTACATATCCACCCACCAtaacatttgtgtgtttttcaaggCTTTACAATTTGTTCAAAATCCTTCATGTTTCTTTGTTAGCTACAAGAGTCCAAGTGTCAGTTTGAGTCTCTCACAGAGGTGAGCCAAAAGTCTGAGCGACAGCTGAGTGAACTAAAAGAAAGATACAAGGAGGAGGTCAGTGAGTTTATAATCTGCTCTTTGAAAAACACTCTTCACACAGGAGGGAAGTGAAACAAAATCTCACCATAAATGTTCAACACaagattaataaaattaattttagttttaaatttacatttatatgtatataaatgtgttttctttcttctcttgcaGTTCAAGAAGAAGATTCGGGGTGAAcagcagaggaggaaggaggttgaggaagataTAAAGGCCCTGAAACAGGAGCTGGAAAACAAGATAAACCAGGTATGTGCCCATTTTTAAAGATCTTttctattttcctatttttgttattatgaaTCATTTCATGTATTAATACTCCATGCTCATTTTAAGGATGGCCAATGTTTTAGATAACAAGGCTATTGCATGTACAAGTAATATGTGTgagccatagctggactggccatcgggcataccgggcatttgcccggtgggccgctggcgatttttttcctttatgggccgatggattttttttttttttttttttttttttttttttttttaggaagggtatatataatgaaaggtgttggattggccaattggtcatgatcgactctgggctggaccaattacagccgaggaggctggatgcaccctcccccttgtttagcaatcacgtgattttcgcgcattgcatgccgggaactcgtggcaaaacaatccaagtaccacatcaaatgcaagcatttgcagcaccgcaaaacgctcattctccggttccaataccttctttttttttctttgccgcacaaaaaaggaatgtacaaaacaaaaggagaacaatgccggtccgtacaaagacagactcgacgaaaagacaaagaaaagatacgaggaaaaaatcaaaggagtgaaagggtcagacccttacgagcacacagagtggacaaaagacgtcagtGTGCtgccaactttcaccacgctcagatttataattacacggttcttggagtgagtgcatacactcatgaagtttagtaacttcaggtcactgcaacaagcccaggtacagtttaccgacggatgggtgcaggaccttgaaatgcaccgtgtaggaCGAAAGACTAttgtacgtatcataagtttaccagtctcacaaatcgtcttcataaatacacattcattaacagtttattaataggacctttgagctcaacggtaattaattagtagtggaaataatttctggtagtgtAACAGTGTTTGTGGTATTATTCCACTTGCCACAAATATCAGTGTAATGGGGAAACAGCGCCCCCCCGCTCTCAGTGTGGCTGGTTAGGTGAGGCTGGCTGCAGTaatcgctgccagtctgccgtagCCATACGAGAGGTGAGTTGTATTGTTCCGCACACAATATAGCTAAGtagtacagacacataaaacatgtttgattagcTGACGAGCACCGAGTGTAATAAGTGCTTAGTGGACACATGTCCAACAccagttttatgtacttttcatttgtttattacagttttttacagacgctaggacacatttctcaatacttaggtcacgtttgcaaaactcctcacacagtgagcacaacagaagtctatgtgggctaaactgaggaccagttatcattgttttggcacaaaatgcattcaatgactacatctctcaaattacatgaatcatcttctcactcagacacaacaactgccaaaaacctttgtacggacaggacattttgcatgtgcttacatactgttttcaaaactgttaaactcatggtcaaaacaataacacaatgcaaaacttgaaaagacagcaaaatccaacggcaatattttattgaaacatattttaaatctaacaatgcagtttaaccagccacagctgattctcattgtggatgaacatctacacagttgttactccttcaatttttcaactccttcaattctggcatgccagaagattctttcctaggtgtgttgcccaagatgacataagatgtgatgtggatgagaacctgtggccaaatggagaagaccgagtagattagcattactattgtatgtgtatcagtggatggtgtgtatacgaattcttgtattttgggattacttagtgcaaaaaaataaaaatacataaacataaatacatgatgtctgattcattccagtaacatatattgaaattataaacagagatgtgtccttgttttacacaggaaaacactgtgtaatgctacatgttgttagtgttttttaggtcattgttttgtgggtgacaaagtgtgtttgtcggctgtcaacctttgctagtgttctggaggaatgtttttatttgagacctgaatgaagtgttttggtagttgtagtgcattttgaatgtggaatgaactgctttgccaagctgagggtcagttaggagaattgtgtgaagagttttgcaaaagtgacctaagtattgagaaatgtgtcctagcgtctgtaaaaaactgtaatgtgtgaaactgtatgCTAAAGCGGAATGCTAATGAGATGTTCTGCCGTAGTGTGCTGTGCGGAGTGGTGTGTGGCGAGCCTGTGCACTGATAATAcaccgttgtttccattcaggtacataatttgttgttgctgttattttattgtatattagAAATTGTAATATTGCTGCAGTaatcgctgccagtctgccgtagCCATACGAGAGTGTGCTGTGCGGAGTGGTGTATGGCGAGCTTGTGCACTGATAATAcaccgttgtttccattcaggaaaTAAAGTGGCAACGATCGATCAGAGActccttgtctttttaaaaacactacacaacGCAGAGTCGAGGAGTCTGTTTGGGCCGAACTGTTGCAGCGGGATGAAGCAGAAACCGGTTacagtagcattacagaaatgtagcagtgacaataatattgtatgttgtaatcgcaaTGGACAataagtgatacaaaacaactgttttatcctgtgaataaaagtatatgttttgtcaatgtaccatggtaataacagaagcgaaacacaatattgtgtcaggacaatttactatttatgcacaataaacaaaggagcatagcgcgacaatttctgctcagcgccagacttgcttgtaacctatatcaccaattatgttaagaaaaatgacgtattaactactaaaaaactctgacctttgtgggaatgcttggagcagactaacctgtgagctggagtgttctggggcgttatatttggtatatccagaccatccgtcggctcttacttcggaaacatggcttaaaaaatttctcttcaaggacgtaatccgataaaaaaaaaaacgatctctttacccatcggcttcccgtggctgtcatgcgaccggctattgaagttaataatacaacagcttcttgccattttttgggtttctttttatcgctgtgtaactgagttcaattgaaagcctgcgtgcgctagtacctcttgccacaagttcccagaatcctttgcggttttatccctgaatgacgtcacattttcaatctttatcctggtgggccggtctctagtcaaaatgcccgggccgattttttgtcccagtccagccttggtgTGAGCCAAAAGCTTATGCTTGAGAcagttttaaactttttttttaattctgtatgatgtcactgagAGGTAATACATCTATCATGTTATCCCAGGTACGGAAGCCACACCCACTTCTGTTCAAATTAGTAAAAAGCTGCTATTAAAGGATAAAGAAAGAGTGGAAGCTGGGCTGTTTTAGCCAGCTGGGCTGGA
Proteins encoded in this window:
- the LOC113019602 gene encoding myosin-2 heavy chain-like isoform X1, with translation MSLKNWFGFLVSPENLTPTPVLICICITVVSVPILLVVIVTYKCKQKKNRGSKHENKTLSSGKTENDNKHSKVRKAQSQKDEGHVKQEVEKKVKAETLKANEIEGNESETQSQDVKAEVRMVEDQNERNENLQTPNKDLKTDNAELQLSKSGDLKKTKPEPEKQSVEISTPKEELEKNEVMTPDMLKKKQKTSSLKLDLAVTRRNKLEDTVDQFFSGKNQSMENELDNLKRTLHAREKELERFKWLRNYLIYEIPESFSQLKFKLAISRVQKLEDKVKELLHGKDQSNEKDLQILKWKLEAKEKEAAALKLTDEHQTEEGDEKNLQTLENNSPNHVVDEEVAVAQQQLQGEEQHSGNDELDKTEVMTPDMLKEKQEASSQLNLGLAVTTRNKLEIKVSELQQQLKDEQQSREKAEKDVQTLKDELENKNKELQESKCQFESLTEVSQKSERQLSELKERYKEEFKKKIRGEQQRRKEVEEDIKALKQELENKINQLQKAKEEPEEAVKECDISGDEHLVPTEPTKAPDN
- the LOC113019602 gene encoding myosin-2 heavy chain-like isoform X2, with product MSLKNWFGFLVSPENLTPTPVLICICITVVSVPILLVVIVTYKCKQKKNRGSKHENKTLSSGKTENDNKHSKVRKAQSQKDEGHVKQEVEKKVKAETLKANEIEGNESETQSQDVKAEVRMVEDQNERNENLQTPNKDLKTDNAELQLSKSGDLKKTKPEPEKQSVEISTPKEELEKNEVMTPDMLKKKQKTSSLKLDLAVTRRNKLEDTVDQFFSGKNQSMENELDNLKRTLHAREKELERFKWLRNYLIYEIPESFSQLKFKLAISRVQKLEDKVKELLHGKDQSNEKDLQILKWKLEAKEKEAAALKLTDEHQTEEGDEKNLQTLENNSPNHVVDEEVAVAQQQLQGEEQHSGNDELDKTEVMTPDMLKEKQEASSQLNLGLAVTTRNKLEIKVSELQQQLKDEQQSREKAEKDVQTLKDELENKNKELQESKCQFESLTEVSQKSERQLSELKERYKEEFKKKIRGEQQRRKEVEEDIKALKQELENKINQKILS